One window from the genome of Deinococcus sp. NW-56 encodes:
- a CDS encoding YqhA family protein, producing MTRTRSSNPPQGEPSRREWFSELIGRTRFVVLIAVIAVLLVAFSLFLQGTILALNTIYQTWREMFAQGIDSQSGTLAVEFLEVVGTMLKAVVFYLIGVGLYSLFIKPLNLTSALGVESLSDLEQKVVSVVIVILGVTFLEHFIRWEEPVETLYFAGSLALAGGALVFFQRVHKGSGSDLQQPGSKLKARRDLFERDSEQRHIDEEDVAIAERATEAKAEGKVPAGGGGE from the coding sequence GTGACCCGGACCCGCTCCTCCAACCCACCCCAAGGCGAACCCTCCCGGCGGGAGTGGTTCAGTGAATTGATCGGCCGCACGCGCTTCGTGGTGCTGATCGCCGTGATCGCCGTGCTGCTGGTCGCCTTCAGCCTGTTTCTCCAGGGAACCATTCTGGCGCTGAACACCATCTACCAGACCTGGCGCGAGATGTTCGCCCAGGGCATCGACAGCCAGTCGGGTACGCTGGCGGTCGAGTTTCTGGAGGTCGTGGGCACCATGCTCAAGGCGGTGGTGTTCTACCTGATCGGGGTGGGGCTCTACTCGCTGTTCATCAAGCCGCTCAACCTGACCTCGGCGCTGGGGGTCGAGAGCCTCAGTGACCTTGAGCAGAAGGTCGTGTCGGTGGTCATCGTGATTCTGGGCGTGACCTTCCTCGAACACTTCATCCGCTGGGAGGAGCCGGTCGAGACCCTGTACTTCGCGGGGTCGCTCGCGCTGGCGGGCGGAGCGCTGGTCTTTTTCCAGCGGGTGCACAAGGGCAGCGGCAGCGACCTCCAGCAGCCCGGTTCCAAGCTCAAGGCCCGGCGCGACCTGTTCGAGCGCGACAGCGAGCAGCGCCACATCGACGAGGAGGACGTGGCGATCGCCGAGCGGGCCACCGAGGCCAAGGCCGAGGGCAAGGTGCCCGCCGGGGGCGGCGGCGAGTAG
- a CDS encoding Na+/H+ antiporter subunit E, with the protein MRGAGFNLLLGLVWALFLGEVSLRTLALGWGIGFLVLTLFRRALGTTAYVRGVTAALSLILAFLAELVRANIHMALMALQPRPRLNPMIVEVPLRLTGDLPLTLLASLTGLLPGTVALAFSPDRGSLYVHALGMDSAQAARQSVRQMERHLLRVVGG; encoded by the coding sequence ATGAGGGGCGCGGGGTTCAACCTGCTGCTGGGGCTGGTGTGGGCACTGTTTCTGGGCGAGGTCAGCCTGCGGACCCTGGCGCTGGGCTGGGGCATCGGCTTTCTGGTCCTGACCCTGTTTCGCCGGGCGCTGGGAACGACCGCCTATGTCCGGGGAGTCACGGCGGCGCTGTCGCTGATCCTCGCCTTTCTGGCCGAGCTGGTGCGGGCCAACATCCACATGGCGCTGATGGCGCTGCAGCCCCGGCCCCGGCTCAACCCGATGATCGTGGAGGTGCCCCTGCGCCTCACGGGCGACCTGCCGCTCACCCTGCTGGCGTCGCTGACGGGCCTGCTGCCCGGCACGGTCGCGCTGGCCTTCTCGCCCGACCGGGGCTCGCTGTACGTCCACGCGCTGGGCATGGACAGCGCCCAGGCCGCCCGCCAGAGCGTGAGGCAGATGGAGCGGCACCTGCTGCGGGTGGTGGGCGGCTAA
- a CDS encoding response regulator, which translates to MSRPLRLLLVDDSLMDRHLAEEVFAEYAHLCEVTTVGGGQEALEYLRTSGTSLPDVVLLDVNMPGMSGFEVLEAMKADPRLVQIPVVMLTTSNHDHDITRAYTLHASSYLIKSLSFQDFVAQVEGFLEFWTRARLTSWPDAVS; encoded by the coding sequence ATGAGCCGTCCCCTGCGCCTGCTGCTCGTCGACGACAGCCTGATGGACCGCCACCTCGCCGAAGAGGTCTTCGCGGAATACGCCCACCTGTGTGAGGTCACGACCGTGGGGGGCGGGCAGGAGGCCCTGGAATACCTGCGGACCTCTGGCACGTCCCTGCCAGACGTGGTCCTGCTGGACGTGAACATGCCGGGCATGTCGGGCTTCGAGGTGCTGGAGGCGATGAAGGCCGACCCCCGGCTGGTGCAGATCCCGGTGGTCATGCTGACGACCTCCAACCACGACCACGACATCACCCGCGCCTACACCCTGCACGCCAGTTCCTACCTGATCAAATCGCTGAGTTTTCAGGATTTCGTGGCCCAGGTCGAGGGCTTTCTGGAGTTCTGGACCCGCGCCCGGCTGACGAGCTGGCCCGACGCGGTGTCCTGA
- the surE gene encoding 5'/3'-nucleotidase SurE, whose protein sequence is MTGLSSSPRPRILVANDDGIFSPGIKALGLALAEVGDVVVVAPDVEQSAVGHGITIRRPLRFKHTASAGFGTLPAYRVDGTPADCVVLGVHLLGRPDLVVSGINVGPNLGDDLTHSGTVAAAIEGLALGLPSIAFSARANADGEYGFAAGAAYAARLAREVLSRGLPPRVLLNVNFPAGTPRGVRVTRVGEHRWEDSIVTRQDPEGREYHWVAGQSTAPDADDPATDYGAVEAGFISVTPVRLDLTARDLLDEVEGYVPGV, encoded by the coding sequence ATGACTGGCCTGTCTTCCTCTCCCCGGCCCCGTATCCTCGTCGCCAACGACGACGGCATCTTCTCGCCCGGCATCAAGGCGCTGGGGCTGGCGCTGGCCGAGGTGGGCGACGTGGTGGTCGTCGCGCCCGACGTGGAGCAGTCGGCGGTGGGGCACGGCATCACCATCCGGCGCCCGCTGCGCTTCAAGCACACGGCGTCGGCAGGCTTCGGGACCCTGCCCGCCTACCGGGTGGACGGCACGCCCGCCGACTGCGTGGTGCTGGGCGTGCATCTGCTGGGAAGGCCCGACCTGGTGGTCAGCGGGATCAACGTGGGGCCGAACCTGGGCGACGACCTCACGCACTCGGGCACGGTCGCGGCGGCCATCGAGGGGCTGGCGCTGGGGCTGCCTTCCATCGCCTTCAGTGCGCGGGCGAATGCGGACGGCGAATACGGCTTCGCGGCGGGGGCGGCCTACGCCGCGCGGCTGGCCCGCGAGGTGCTCTCAAGGGGATTGCCGCCCCGCGTGCTGCTCAACGTCAACTTTCCGGCGGGGACCCCGCGCGGCGTGCGGGTCACCCGCGTGGGCGAACACCGCTGGGAGGACTCCATCGTGACCCGCCAGGACCCCGAGGGCCGCGAGTACCACTGGGTCGCGGGCCAGAGCACCGCGCCCGACGCCGACGACCCGGCGACCGATTACGGGGCGGTGGAAGCCGGATTCATCAGCGTCACGCCCGTGCGCCTCGACCTGACCGCCCGCGACCTGCTGGACGAGGTGGAAGGCTACGTGCCGGGGGTGTAA
- a CDS encoding antibiotic biosynthesis monooxygenase — MSVPLRVHYAEAKGEQAGLALAAWLDTLPGQPGFLGAELLTSPEQPGLALVASRWAGEGPPLAVPDGVRAWAFEVRRSLGPGYTPGT; from the coding sequence ATGAGCGTCCCCCTGCGGGTCCACTACGCCGAGGCGAAGGGAGAGCAAGCCGGACTTGCCCTCGCCGCGTGGCTGGACACCCTGCCGGGGCAACCGGGTTTTCTCGGCGCGGAACTGCTGACCAGCCCGGAGCAGCCCGGCCTCGCCCTCGTCGCCAGCCGCTGGGCGGGCGAGGGGCCGCCGTTGGCGGTGCCGGACGGCGTGCGGGCCTGGGCGTTCGAGGTGCGCCGGAGCCTGGGGCCGGGTTACACCCCCGGCACGTAG
- a CDS encoding M23 family metallopeptidase has translation MNPTLIRRSRRPVARSLLAAAALLLPGLLPGGMAEAGSYRVKPGDNLTVIAGRAGVSISALKSANPALRNANYVRAGQVLSIPDRVLAGRTHRVRGGENLSVIARRYGISLARLLGANPGYRGGKVLRVGATVRIPPRTVASRLQATPARTGGAVVRAASVRVSAAPASSRGWLWPVAGYAGISSDFGQRVMDGEREMHYGVDILAPHGSPVRAARSGRVIESRADFKRGWGWTVVLEHEGGWITRYAHLSANLVRAGETVAQGQVVGRVGNTGRSTGTHLHFGTYLRWNPKNPLSLYE, from the coding sequence GTGAATCCCACTCTCATCCGGCGCTCCCGTCGCCCGGTGGCGCGGAGCCTGCTGGCCGCCGCCGCCCTCCTGCTGCCCGGCCTCCTTCCTGGGGGCATGGCGGAGGCGGGGAGCTACCGGGTCAAGCCGGGCGACAACCTCACGGTGATCGCGGGGCGGGCGGGCGTGAGCATCTCGGCCCTGAAGTCGGCCAACCCGGCCCTGCGTAACGCGAACTACGTGCGGGCCGGGCAGGTGCTCAGCATTCCCGACCGGGTGCTGGCGGGGCGCACCCACCGGGTCAGGGGCGGCGAGAACCTCAGCGTGATCGCGCGGCGCTACGGGATCAGCCTCGCGCGGCTGCTGGGGGCCAATCCGGGCTACCGGGGCGGCAAGGTGCTGCGGGTGGGGGCCACGGTCCGGATTCCCCCCCGCACCGTGGCCTCGCGTCTCCAGGCGACCCCAGCCCGAACGGGCGGCGCGGTGGTGCGGGCAGCGTCGGTGCGGGTGAGTGCGGCGCCCGCCTCCTCGCGCGGGTGGCTGTGGCCGGTGGCGGGGTACGCGGGGATCAGCAGCGATTTCGGCCAGCGCGTCATGGACGGCGAGCGCGAGATGCACTATGGAGTGGACATCCTCGCCCCGCACGGCTCGCCGGTCCGCGCCGCCCGCTCGGGCCGGGTCATCGAGTCGCGGGCGGACTTCAAGCGCGGTTGGGGCTGGACGGTCGTGCTGGAGCACGAAGGCGGCTGGATCACCCGCTACGCGCACCTGAGCGCCAACCTCGTGCGGGCGGGCGAGACGGTGGCGCAGGGACAGGTCGTCGGCCGGGTGGGCAACACCGGCCGCAGCACGGGCACCCACCTGCACTTCGGCACCTACCTGCGCTGGAATCCCAAAAATCCGCTGAGCCTGTACGAATGA
- the truA gene encoding tRNA pseudouridine(38-40) synthase TruA produces the protein MSGPPYTPPPGSRRLRLLLAWDGSGFAGWQSQPHAPSVQDTLHAAFARLGAEEAARPVAAGRTDAGVHAEAMPAHIDVPEGFRVPAERLARALNAHLPESVAVLEAGEAPPGFHARFSCTERRYIYRLLHSPQRHPLWAGRALHVPGPLDVPAMNAAALPLIGTHDFAAFATQEDRQTVRELRALSVRPGPPVHGGQIWEVHVAGESFLRHMVRGLVGTLLLVGQGKLRGEDLPAILAGRERARAGANVPAQGLTFMGASYDAPARTM, from the coding sequence ATGTCAGGGCCTCCGTACACTCCGCCCCCCGGTTCCCGGCGGCTGCGCCTGCTGCTTGCCTGGGACGGCTCGGGCTTCGCCGGGTGGCAGTCGCAACCCCACGCCCCCAGTGTGCAGGACACCCTTCACGCCGCCTTCGCCCGACTGGGAGCGGAGGAAGCCGCCCGCCCGGTCGCCGCCGGGCGCACCGACGCAGGAGTCCACGCGGAGGCGATGCCCGCGCACATCGACGTGCCGGAAGGGTTCCGGGTGCCCGCAGAGCGGCTGGCCCGTGCCCTCAACGCCCACCTCCCGGAGAGCGTGGCGGTGCTGGAGGCGGGGGAGGCCCCGCCCGGCTTCCACGCTCGCTTCTCCTGCACCGAGCGGCGCTACATCTACCGGCTGCTCCACTCACCCCAGCGCCACCCGCTGTGGGCGGGCCGCGCCCTGCACGTGCCGGGACCGCTGGACGTGCCCGCCATGAATGCCGCCGCCCTGCCCCTGATCGGCACCCACGACTTCGCCGCCTTCGCCACCCAGGAAGACCGGCAGACGGTGCGCGAGTTGCGGGCGCTCTCGGTGCGGCCCGGTCCCCCCGTTCACGGTGGTCAGATCTGGGAGGTCCATGTCGCGGGCGAGAGCTTCCTGCGGCACATGGTGCGGGGGCTGGTGGGCACGCTGCTGCTCGTCGGCCAGGGCAAGCTGCGCGGGGAGGACCTGCCCGCCATCCTCGCCGGACGCGAGCGGGCG